Genomic DNA from Planktomarina temperata RCA23:
AATGAGCTTTCTGAAATCATTCCTAATCTAAAAAATTTAGTTCATCAGTTTAAGCTTGCCGAGAACCAAACCAACGAGGCAGAGAATATTCCTGGACGATCTCTACTTGATCCTATTGAAACAAAAAAAGAGCTTGAGAATAATCAAAGCAATCCAGTAGCGCTTAAGCGCGATAGTCAGCAACAAGACTTTGGAAGATACTGACGTTTAATTAGAGGCAAGTAAGCATATGCTATTAAACGGTGAACATTCGTTACAAAGCTGGCCCATGGATTCAATTTCCGAGTCAGTTTCTCTACTTGAGGGGGACGAGTATCTAGCAGTATCTATTTTATCAAGAGCAAATCAGATTCAAAACAACTTAGCAAATTTAGAAACCGCAGATCCAGAGAATGGCGACTTGTTCGATGATGCCTACGTCAGCAGCCATTATATTGCAGGCTTTGGAAAAATAATAAAGTCTGAAAAAATACACCACCTGGGGTCACTTGCTGAATTAATTGCTGATTTAGCGCGCCAATTTCATAGTTATTCAGATCATTCTATGATTTACCTCACTGGGTTAATAGTGGAAAAATTAATTGAAGTCTGTGAGGATCTAGTTTCTGGCAATTCCTTAGAAACTGACATTTCAGATGTAGTAGGTGAATGTGCAATTTATTTAAAAAGTGCTATAGAGCTGGTAGAGCGCCAAAAACGTGAAAAAAGGGAAAACCGCGCTGCATTGGTATCACAAATTGCTTTAGAAACACCTTCGGATATTGCTCCGACCAATCTTTCCGACGATATTTTCGTTGAAATAGATACGGAAGAGGTACCTGAAAAAATAATTATAGATCCAGAAAGAATTGGGTTGATCAGCGATTTTTGTGAAGAGGTTTGGGACAGTCTACAAAAAAGCGAAAATTTATTGATCGAACTGGAGAATAATCCGACCTCTAAAGATCTTATTAATGAACTTTTTCGCGCGGTTCATACAATTAAAGGTGGTTCGCGCCTATTGGAAATTAAAAAAATTGAAAAGCTATCTCATGAACTTGAAACGGTGCTAGATGAGGTTCGATCTAACCGCAAAACTCTTGATGCTAACATGATTGATGTGGCTTTGGACTGTGTAAAAAGAATACACAACATCACCGAAGAAGTTGCTAGTAGGGAGCCGATCAACACAAAAGTAAATGATTTGATTCTTAAATTGAGAGGTAATGTTGCTTCGAGTATATCAATTAAAAAGTCAACAAATACAGACATTTCCAAAAATATAAACGAGACATCTACAAACCAAGAAAAACAAAATTTATCAGACGGGGATTCTTCGAAGAGCGCCAGAGTACTCCGCGATGATTCAATTAAAGTTTCTGCGGAAAAGCTTGATAGTGTATTAAACGCCTCATCGGAAGTATACATAACAAGAATTCGACTTGAAAACGATAAAAATAATTTATCTGATGCGATAAATTTTATGGATAAGACTATAGAAGCGCTCAAAAAAGATTTTGATAATTGGTTGATTAAAAATGTAGATTTCGGACTAATTGAAAAAAATTTTAATAAGGATTCACAAATTTATGATGAAGAACTGTTAGAAAATTTCAAAAATAAAAATCATACTGAATCTGTATTTGCGCGACAATCCGATTTGGTTGTTGGCATTGAGAAATTGTCTATACAAAACAGAAATATCCAAAAAAATGTTGAAGATTTAGAAGTGTTAAGTTCGCGCCTTCAAAGTGGCGCAATGAATTTTCGTATGGTGCCTATTTCCACTTTATTTAATCGGTTTCCTGCGCAGGTAAGAGATATTGCACGTCAAATTGGAAAGCGCGTTGATCTTAAGATATCTGGCAATGAGACAGAACTAGATAAAATATTGATTAATCAACTTTCTGATCCTTTGCTTCATCTGATTAGAAATTCCATTGACCATGGAATTGAAGAGCCTCAAAAACGTATTGAGATGAATAAAGAAGAGGTTGGCAAAATTAATTTGCGAGCTTATTATATGGGGTCGAACGCAGTCATAGAAATTGAAGATGATGGAAAAGGCATTGATTCAAATGTTATTTTGAAAAAGGCTCTGGATAAGGGACTTATTTCGGAGAGTCAAAAAGCAAGTCTATCAGAAAAAGAAATATTAGATTTAATATTTGAACCTGGATTTTCTTCAGCTGAATTTGTCACAGAACTGTCGGGCAGAGGCGTAGGGATGGATGTGGTGAAAACATCTATTTCAAGAATGCAGGGTTCAATTAAGTTGCAAAGCACTGTTAATTCTGGGACCCTGGTTACCCTGAGGCTGCCTTTAACCCTCGCTGTTGTTGGAATAATTTTGGTATCAGAAAATGGATATGAGTTTGCATTTCCAATTTTGAATGTGGATGAGATCATTCGTATTAATTTAACCAAGGACGTGGCTAGGGTAAATGAAACTTTAGTCTATAATTTTCGCTCTGAACTTGTTGCAGTAAACTATCTATCTGATTTTTTGGGATACCCTAAACGGATTGACGAGAATGGTGAAAATTTCTTGCTAATTTTAAATGATGGCGAAAATAAAATTGGCGTGATTGTAGATTCCGTTTTAGGGCAACAAAACGTTCTTTTAAAACAGCTTGGCAGCTTGATCGAAACGGCACCCTTCGTGATCGGATGTACTATTCTTTCAAATAGTAAGCTAGTGCTAATTCTTAATGTGATAGAATTAACTCAGAGAAATGTTAGATCTGACGCATTGGCTGTTTATGAAAAGATTGAAAGCGGTGATAAAGTACGATCGCAAAGAAATCAAAATACAGTAATGATAGTAGACGATTCGAGACTTCAGAGAAGTAGGTTATGTAGTTTTCTTGAGAATGCTGGCTATAAAATCATTCAAGCATCTGATGGCTATGAAGCACTTAAACTGTCTGAAAAAGAAATCATAAGTGCCTTTTGCATAGATATTGAAATGCCACTAATGGATGGCTATCAATTAATTAAAAGACTCAAACTGCAACCTAAATATCAAGATGTCCCGATATTCGTTATATCTGGATTGAATGTGACGAAAGATAATTTACTTTCTATGATAAGTAACGAAGAGATCCAAAATTTTTTCGCCAAGCCCGTCGATTTAAACAGTTTGCTGGTCGATTTGGATCAGCAATGCCTCACTGATCAAGTTACGGTCTCATTGGGGATTACTTCATGACTATTGCAGCAAAAAAGAAGATCCCAGATTTTTTATTATGCGTGGAAAATAGAGAATTTCGTAAATATCTTTTTAATTCTGCACATAGTTTTTCTGAATGTATCGAGTTTTTAAAAATTGAAAATATCCCGAGAGCAATCGCTAATAATCCGAATACGACTTTGGTTCTACAATCTGATGAAAAAGAAAGAATAATTTTTGATATTGGAAAGAAACTTAAAGGTGTTTTTTTTAATGATTTAAAAATTATTTTCCTGTCTTTCGATCACTTAATTCGAGATGATGCTAATAATGCTTTTGAAGCTTTTCTTCAGGCACCATGCACTTTGAAAGAAATCATTTCTGAATCCCAAAGTGTGGGCAATAGGAAGAAAAAAATTCTTCTAATAGATGACTCAAAGCTAGTGCATAAAAATCTAGTTGGACCCCTTACATCGGAAGGGTTTACAGTTAATCAAGCGTATAATGGCAAGCAAGGCGTAGAGCTCGCTATTTCTGAACAACCAGATCTTATAATCTGTGATATTGAAATGCCCGTCATGAATGGTTTTGAGGCTTGCTCGGCAGTCCGCGCTCACGAAACGACAAAAGATATTCATATTATAATGTCCAGCACACTTAGATCCGCTGAAGATCAGAAGAAGGGCTTTGCTGCAGGTGTTGACGAATATATGCCAAAGCCGGTGATTTTTGATGATCTATTAGAAAAAATTACAAGGGCATTTTCGTCTAAGGCTTTATTGAGAGAAAAAATTCTCATTATTGACAAAAACGACGCAGAAGCTGGCATGGTAGCCAATTTTTTAAATAAACAGGGTTTCTATTCAAAAGTGGTAGGCAGTGTTAGTGAGGCCAAGCGTGCACTTAAAAAAACTTTATTTGATTTGATTCTTACAGAAACCAACTTGCTTGATGGTTCGATAATTGATGTTGCTGAATTTTCTAAAGCCGAGTTCACTAATTCTGATCTAATATTCATTGGATTAGTCGCACAGGATAATGAGGCTGATAGACGTATGGCATTAAATTCTGGAGCAAAAGATACAATCTCCAAGCCTCTCACTAGCGAAACTTTACTCGCCGTTGTGGAAAAAACCATTGCGAAGCTAAAATCAGAACGTGAGAGCAAGCAGCTACAGAGATACGTATCTAAAACGTCTTTTCAAGCAGCGTTAGAAAAATCAGTGCTTAGTGAAATCTCTCCCTCGTCCAGGGCCGAAAGACGCAAGGCGATTATTTTCTTCTTAGACATTGTTCAATTCACGGGAAGGTGTGAGCGGTATAGTCCAGAGGAGATAGTCTCGCAAATTAATAACCTGTTTGAAAAGATTACCGAAGTTATCACAGAGGAAGGAGGAGACATTGACAAGTTCATGGGAGATGCATGTATGGCTTTTTGGTTTGATGACGATGGTGGTCAAAATCATGAAAAATGTATAACTGCAGTGCTCAAAATACAAAAAGCAGTAGCTGAACTCAATTCAGCAGATCACATATTGAAGAAAGATCCACTTCAAATTCGAATGGGATTAAATGCTGGTGATGTTATTTTATGTGACCTAGGTGCTGTTAAAGCTAGGGTCGACCTCACAATGATCGGAGATGCAGTAAACACAGCTGCAAGGTTGGAAACAGCCTGCTCTAAATATGGTGTTGATAATCTAATTAGTGGTTCTATTTCGAATGACGTTAAGGAAAAATTTGCGATACGTCTTATTGACAAAATACATGTTTACGGAAAAACAATTCCCATTTCATGTTATGAAGCAATTAACTACTCGAAGACCGCATCCAAAGAAGAACATGCCTTGGTAAGTTTATTTGAGGAGGCCATAGACGTTTATGAAAGAGGAGAATTTAGCGCAGCAAAAGATTTATTTAAAAAAACTTCAGAATTAGAACCTAATCTGGGATATGTCTCAAATCCGTCTTTAGAATATGTAAAGCGCTGTGAATACCTGATCCAAAATCCTCCCAAAAATTGGGATGGGACCTGGAAAATGGAATCTAAGTAGGTGGATATATTTTGAATTTGAATGATTATTTGAACATAAGAAACTATATACAAAATCACCTTGGACTAGAAATATCCAAAGAGCCCAGGCCTCTTATAAGCTCGAAATTATCTCGTTTTTCGCAAAAACATACAATTATGAATTGGTCTAATTTCATAAATGATCTCTTCGAAAATAACTTAAGTGAAGATATCTTTGACGACTTAATCGATATTTTTGTAGTTGGGCACACGTCGTTTTTTAGAAACCGGAAACAATTTGAATTATTGAAAAATATAATTTTACCAGAATTAACATTTAATAAAACTATAAACTCGGAAACTGATTTAAGAATTTGGAGTGCTGGTTGCTCTACGGGCGAAGAAGTATACTCAATCCTCATTACGTTAATGGAGTATTTTGGCGAAAAGTATAAGGATATTACCTGTGGTGTTCTTGCGACCGATATTTCGCAAAAAGCTTTGAACCAAGCCGCTCAAGGACAATATAAACGTGATGAAACAGCCATTAACCTAAGAGGACTTTTAACGCCTTATATTAAAAAAATAAACCATGACACTTTTGAAATTAAATCAAAAATAAAACAAGAAGCTACTTTTAGAAAGTTAAATCTTTCGGTCCCAAAATACCCATTCATTAATCGCTTTGATATAATTTTTTGTCGTAATGTTTTCTTGTACTTTAATGGTGAGCACCGTAAAGCTAATCAGCTTAAAATAGTAAAAAGCCTAAGCTCTGGAGGATATTTATTCTTAGGTGATGCTGAAAAGTTTGATTTCGAGAGTTTTGGACTCTCAAGAATTGGAAATGGGATTTATAAAAATGACAACTTCGTTTTCTAAATTTGACAATCCATTAATAGTTTTCGTGTCATCTAATGCTTTAACAAGAAAACTAATTTCAAATTTGCTGAAGGAAAAATGGTCTGGACAGTTTAAAATATTTTCATCTATTGAAAAAAAATCTCTAAATCAAATGAATATATACTTGTTGCTTTTAGACCTTTCAGAGAGGTTCCCAATAAATCATACTGATTTAAAAAATAAATTAGCTAACGTAGATTTTAAAGTATGTATTTTTTATGAATATAGTCTAGAAGAATATATTAATAAAATCAATTCAAATAGATCACGTGCATTCACGCTCTATCGTAAACCAGTAGAGAAGCAGGATGACTTCGTTAAATCTAGTGTTGCCAAATATATTGAGCCTATAAATGCGCCATATATTAGCCAAATGATTTCAAATGAACTTAATTTTAAAAAATCACCTCATTTGATTGCAATTGGTGCTTCAACTGGAGGGCCAGATGCATTGGTAAAAATAGTAAAGAATTTGCAGTATGATATGCCTCCAATTTTAATAATTGTTCATATGCCACCTAATTTCATTAAAGGTTTCTGTAAGCGCCTACAATCTTTAACTACCTTAGAAATAAAACCTTTTGAAGAGAACCAAGTAATTGAAGAAAATCAAATTCTAATAGCCTCGGGCCAGTCTCATATGGTTGTCGACGCCAAATTTGGACAATTCCATATAAAAAAGGGGGGGGCAGAAAAAGTAAACGGTCACTGCCCAAGTATTGACGTTTTGTTTGATAGCATATCCAAATTGAACGGTGTCTAT
This window encodes:
- a CDS encoding CheR family methyltransferase produces the protein MNWSNFINDLFENNLSEDIFDDLIDIFVVGHTSFFRNRKQFELLKNIILPELTFNKTINSETDLRIWSAGCSTGEEVYSILITLMEYFGEKYKDITCGVLATDISQKALNQAAQGQYKRDETAINLRGLLTPYIKKINHDTFEIKSKIKQEATFRKLNLSVPKYPFINRFDIIFCRNVFLYFNGEHRKANQLKIVKSLSSGGYLFLGDAEKFDFESFGLSRIGNGIYKNDNFVF
- a CDS encoding response regulator; protein product: MTIAAKKKIPDFLLCVENREFRKYLFNSAHSFSECIEFLKIENIPRAIANNPNTTLVLQSDEKERIIFDIGKKLKGVFFNDLKIIFLSFDHLIRDDANNAFEAFLQAPCTLKEIISESQSVGNRKKKILLIDDSKLVHKNLVGPLTSEGFTVNQAYNGKQGVELAISEQPDLIICDIEMPVMNGFEACSAVRAHETTKDIHIIMSSTLRSAEDQKKGFAAGVDEYMPKPVIFDDLLEKITRAFSSKALLREKILIIDKNDAEAGMVANFLNKQGFYSKVVGSVSEAKRALKKTLFDLILTETNLLDGSIIDVAEFSKAEFTNSDLIFIGLVAQDNEADRRMALNSGAKDTISKPLTSETLLAVVEKTIAKLKSERESKQLQRYVSKTSFQAALEKSVLSEISPSSRAERRKAIIFFLDIVQFTGRCERYSPEEIVSQINNLFEKITEVITEEGGDIDKFMGDACMAFWFDDDGGQNHEKCITAVLKIQKAVAELNSADHILKKDPLQIRMGLNAGDVILCDLGAVKARVDLTMIGDAVNTAARLETACSKYGVDNLISGSISNDVKEKFAIRLIDKIHVYGKTIPISCYEAINYSKTASKEEHALVSLFEEAIDVYERGEFSAAKDLFKKTSELEPNLGYVSNPSLEYVKRCEYLIQNPPKNWDGTWKMESK
- a CDS encoding chemotaxis protein CheW → MDSISESVSLLEGDEYLAVSILSRANQIQNNLANLETADPENGDLFDDAYVSSHYIAGFGKIIKSEKIHHLGSLAELIADLARQFHSYSDHSMIYLTGLIVEKLIEVCEDLVSGNSLETDISDVVGECAIYLKSAIELVERQKREKRENRAALVSQIALETPSDIAPTNLSDDIFVEIDTEEVPEKIIIDPERIGLISDFCEEVWDSLQKSENLLIELENNPTSKDLINELFRAVHTIKGGSRLLEIKKIEKLSHELETVLDEVRSNRKTLDANMIDVALDCVKRIHNITEEVASREPINTKVNDLILKLRGNVASSISIKKSTNTDISKNINETSTNQEKQNLSDGDSSKSARVLRDDSIKVSAEKLDSVLNASSEVYITRIRLENDKNNLSDAINFMDKTIEALKKDFDNWLIKNVDFGLIEKNFNKDSQIYDEELLENFKNKNHTESVFARQSDLVVGIEKLSIQNRNIQKNVEDLEVLSSRLQSGAMNFRMVPISTLFNRFPAQVRDIARQIGKRVDLKISGNETELDKILINQLSDPLLHLIRNSIDHGIEEPQKRIEMNKEEVGKINLRAYYMGSNAVIEIEDDGKGIDSNVILKKALDKGLISESQKASLSEKEILDLIFEPGFSSAEFVTELSGRGVGMDVVKTSISRMQGSIKLQSTVNSGTLVTLRLPLTLAVVGIILVSENGYEFAFPILNVDEIIRINLTKDVARVNETLVYNFRSELVAVNYLSDFLGYPKRIDENGENFLLILNDGENKIGVIVDSVLGQQNVLLKQLGSLIETAPFVIGCTILSNSKLVLILNVIELTQRNVRSDALAVYEKIESGDKVRSQRNQNTVMIVDDSRLQRSRLCSFLENAGYKIIQASDGYEALKLSEKEIISAFCIDIEMPLMDGYQLIKRLKLQPKYQDVPIFVISGLNVTKDNLLSMISNEEIQNFFAKPVDLNSLLVDLDQQCLTDQVTVSLGITS
- a CDS encoding chemotaxis protein CheB; this translates as MSSNALTRKLISNLLKEKWSGQFKIFSSIEKKSLNQMNIYLLLLDLSERFPINHTDLKNKLANVDFKVCIFYEYSLEEYINKINSNRSRAFTLYRKPVEKQDDFVKSSVAKYIEPINAPYISQMISNELNFKKSPHLIAIGASTGGPDALVKIVKNLQYDMPPILIIVHMPPNFIKGFCKRLQSLTTLEIKPFEENQVIEENQILIASGQSHMVVDAKFGQFHIKKGGAEKVNGHCPSIDVLFDSISKLNGVYVVGALLTGMGKDGAKGLLKIKNSGGLTIVQDKKSSEIFGMPKAAIDINAAQVIMNLENISQIMRDYSLQNNA